A window of Paenibacillus sp. 19GGS1-52 contains these coding sequences:
- a CDS encoding DUF1697 domain-containing protein, whose product MEDKYCAFLRGINVNGINIKMDALKEAFIKMGFRDAKTILATGNVIFTIAEGINGGQDSKSYIEEELSKYFSYDAHVIIRSSREIQEIVVAAQTMDVAEECHNYLLLCDDREMILDLKQLFDSMPQTPLEQLMVLECGVFWTVLKGSTLSSDFGSKVLGNKKYKSRLTSRNINTIQKIHKLMVD is encoded by the coding sequence ATGGAGGATAAATATTGTGCATTCCTGCGTGGGATTAATGTAAACGGAATAAATATTAAAATGGATGCCTTGAAAGAGGCATTTATCAAGATGGGTTTTCGAGACGCTAAAACAATACTTGCCACAGGCAATGTGATTTTTACTATAGCTGAAGGGATTAATGGAGGGCAGGATTCTAAGTCTTATATTGAAGAGGAACTGAGTAAGTATTTTTCTTATGACGCCCATGTGATTATCCGCAGCAGTAGAGAAATTCAGGAGATCGTTGTTGCCGCACAAACCATGGATGTTGCCGAAGAATGCCACAATTACCTCTTGCTGTGTGATGATAGAGAAATGATTTTGGATTTAAAACAGCTTTTTGATTCCATGCCCCAAACGCCACTGGAGCAACTAATGGTACTAGAATGCGGAGTTTTTTGGACGGTTCTCAAAGGGTCCACGCTCAGTTCTGATTTTGGTTCGAAAGTATTGGGGAACAAAAAATATAAAAGCAGATTGACTTCAAGAAATATCAACACCATTCAGAAAATTCATAAACTCATGGTGGATTAG
- a CDS encoding MDR family MFS transporter: MKNSKEASQSVLSEPIDPALMKLVWVLLVGTLAPLFDTTIMNVSIDTLGQSLHASVSSIHWVMTSYLLALGIVVPITGWSVNRFGGKRMWIFALAVFLGGSILCSLSWNVGSLIVFRAIQGIGGGLMLPIMQTLVVQASGNQKLGKLMAVAGLPALLGPILGPVVGGLVIENLNWRWVFYVNIPICITAIILARWGLSDKVTTKHTQHLDVIGLTLISPALVLLIYGLSQVGIHHGFGHASVLIPIIIGLILLAAFAIYVLQKAESPLLDLRLFKSRPFTASSILLFLSGLSTYGAMLLLPMYYQQVRGESVLASGLLLVPQGIGMLLTRSLAGKLTDQIGSRPVVLAGTLLTALGTLPFALAGAHTSQTLLALALIVRGAGLGAVFLPIMASAYVGLSREQIPDASSATRLIQQIGGAFGASVLAVILQNQLSSHSATDLVARAHAFDHTFLWSLGFTIVGLIPAFLLPRIRSKAHSGA, translated from the coding sequence ATGAAAAATAGTAAAGAAGCGTCACAATCCGTATTGAGTGAACCCATCGATCCAGCTTTGATGAAATTGGTCTGGGTACTCCTGGTTGGCACCTTGGCTCCCTTGTTCGATACGACCATTATGAACGTATCCATTGATACGCTCGGTCAGTCCTTACACGCCTCGGTTTCGTCCATTCACTGGGTAATGACAAGCTACTTGCTTGCACTTGGTATCGTTGTTCCAATTACTGGATGGTCAGTGAATCGATTTGGCGGTAAACGGATGTGGATCTTTGCCCTGGCTGTGTTTTTGGGAGGATCTATCCTATGCAGTCTATCATGGAACGTAGGCAGTCTAATTGTTTTCCGGGCGATTCAAGGCATCGGCGGGGGTCTGATGCTCCCCATTATGCAGACATTGGTCGTTCAAGCCTCCGGCAATCAGAAACTAGGGAAGTTAATGGCGGTTGCTGGCTTGCCAGCACTTCTCGGACCCATACTCGGACCAGTGGTAGGCGGGTTAGTTATCGAGAACTTGAACTGGCGTTGGGTTTTCTATGTCAACATCCCGATCTGCATCACAGCAATCATACTGGCACGCTGGGGTTTGTCTGATAAAGTTACTACCAAACATACTCAACATCTCGACGTAATCGGACTCACCTTAATTTCGCCAGCACTCGTGTTGCTGATTTACGGGCTGTCGCAAGTAGGCATTCACCATGGGTTCGGGCATGCATCTGTACTTATCCCTATCATTATCGGCTTAATTCTATTGGCTGCCTTTGCAATTTATGTACTGCAGAAGGCCGAATCTCCTCTTCTCGACCTAAGATTATTTAAGTCTCGTCCCTTTACAGCCTCATCCATCCTGCTATTTTTATCTGGTCTTTCCACGTATGGAGCCATGCTGCTGCTGCCGATGTATTATCAACAGGTGCGCGGAGAAAGTGTGCTTGCTTCGGGGTTATTATTAGTTCCCCAAGGAATAGGTATGCTGCTCACCCGCTCCCTGGCAGGTAAACTTACGGATCAAATCGGTTCGCGACCCGTCGTCTTGGCAGGAACTCTGCTAACTGCGCTTGGCACATTGCCTTTTGCCCTGGCTGGCGCTCATACAAGTCAAACCCTCTTGGCGTTAGCGCTGATAGTGCGCGGTGCCGGGCTTGGAGCCGTGTTCCTTCCTATTATGGCCTCAGCGTACGTGGGCCTTAGTCGAGAACAAATCCCAGACGCCAGCAGTGCCACACGACTGATCCAGCAAATCGGTGGTGCCTTTGGCGCTTCTGTACTTGCCGTTATTTTACAAAATCAACTGAGTAGTCACTCAGCAACAGACCTCGTTGCACGAGCCCATGCATTTGATCATACTTTCTTGTGGTCTTTAGGATTTACTATAGTTGGATTAATACCTGCATTTCTTCTCCCGAGGATTAGAAGTAAAGCTCATAGTGGTGCTTAA
- a CDS encoding LLM class flavin-dependent oxidoreductase, translated as MELGVSTFVETTPDVETGETMSHAARLREVVEEIVLADQVGLDVFGVGEHHRHDFGASSPAVLLAAAASQTTRIRLSSAVMILSSADPVRVFQDFATLDGISNGRAEIMVGRGSFTESFPLFGYDLKDYEELFEEKLDLLLKIQESEKVTWSGKHRPAIHNLGVYPRPVQTPLPVWIASAGSPESAVRAGALGLPFALAIIGNVNPSHYESQVRLYKESAAKAGYDVSRLPIASHSHGFIAENKQTAVEKFFPSTHARTNVRALEKGLPPYHRSDYDAACSFDGALYVGDPETVANKIIHLRKHVGITRFLLHVPHGTMPHADVMQAIRLLGTEVAPRVREEVARWENNNR; from the coding sequence GTGGAACTTGGTGTAAGCACCTTTGTCGAGACCACACCTGATGTGGAAACGGGTGAGACGATGAGTCACGCTGCGCGATTACGTGAAGTGGTGGAAGAAATCGTGCTCGCTGATCAGGTAGGACTGGATGTATTCGGCGTGGGTGAACATCATCGGCATGATTTCGGTGCTTCCTCTCCTGCGGTTTTACTGGCTGCGGCTGCATCACAGACGACCAGAATACGGTTATCCAGTGCAGTAATGATCCTATCGTCAGCCGATCCAGTGCGTGTATTTCAGGATTTTGCTACGCTTGACGGAATTTCTAACGGACGTGCTGAGATCATGGTAGGTCGTGGTTCGTTTACAGAGTCGTTTCCGTTATTCGGCTATGATCTAAAAGACTATGAAGAGTTGTTCGAGGAGAAATTGGATTTGTTATTAAAAATCCAGGAGTCGGAGAAAGTAACTTGGAGTGGTAAACACAGACCTGCAATACATAATCTAGGCGTTTATCCACGCCCTGTGCAAACTCCTTTACCGGTATGGATTGCTAGCGCAGGGAGCCCGGAGTCTGCAGTCCGTGCGGGGGCTTTAGGATTGCCTTTCGCCCTTGCCATTATTGGAAATGTGAATCCATCGCATTATGAGTCGCAGGTGCGGCTCTACAAGGAATCAGCGGCTAAGGCGGGTTATGATGTTTCACGGCTGCCCATAGCGTCGCACTCCCATGGTTTCATAGCAGAGAATAAGCAGACGGCTGTAGAAAAGTTTTTTCCTTCAACACATGCTCGAACGAATGTGCGGGCACTGGAGAAAGGTCTTCCGCCCTATCATCGCTCGGATTATGATGCGGCTTGCAGCTTTGATGGAGCTTTGTATGTAGGAGATCCAGAGACGGTGGCAAACAAAATCATTCATTTGCGCAAGCATGTAGGAATTACGAGATTCTTATTGCATGTGCCACATGGTACGATGCCTCATGCGGATGTTATGCAGGCGATTAGACTACTCGGAACAGAAGTGGCACCTCGGGTGCGAGAAGAAGTAGCGCGTTGGGAAAATAATAATCGATAA
- a CDS encoding iron ABC transporter permease — protein MIHSRSGFMAVIAVLLIIAVLSVGAAVSFGQVEIPFSQSYRILLYHITGIQIGDIHDLSSGSFVDIIWKIRLPRVLMAMFIGAGLTLCGTIMQAAVQNPLADPYILGISSGASLGATFAILIGFGSMGLLGQTGLAFWAFAGAVGASLLVLLLASAGSKMTSVKLVLAGMVINALCTAFANFIVYFANNAEGIKTVTFWTMGSLAASSWDKLPLISISVALAIFFFLLQFRVLNAMLLGDETAVTLGIHLGAYRRAYMIITALITGVMVASCGMIGFVGLIIPHLVRGLLGSDHRRLLPASVLFGAIFLIWTDVIARTIVPNVELPIGIITALIGAPMFMYMLIKKGYAFGGQS, from the coding sequence ATGATTCATTCCCGTTCCGGATTTATGGCCGTAATTGCAGTCCTGCTGATTATTGCTGTATTATCGGTTGGCGCTGCTGTTTCTTTTGGACAGGTAGAAATCCCCTTCTCGCAATCCTATCGGATTCTGCTCTACCACATCACAGGTATCCAAATCGGAGACATCCATGACCTGTCCTCCGGTTCATTTGTCGACATCATCTGGAAGATCCGATTACCCCGCGTCCTAATGGCTATGTTCATCGGTGCCGGCCTGACGTTATGCGGAACCATCATGCAAGCCGCCGTCCAGAATCCTTTGGCAGATCCTTACATACTCGGCATCTCGTCCGGCGCTTCTCTCGGCGCAACATTTGCCATCTTAATCGGCTTTGGCTCCATGGGCCTATTGGGTCAAACGGGGCTGGCCTTCTGGGCTTTTGCTGGTGCGGTTGGCGCTTCACTGCTTGTACTGCTACTGGCAAGCGCGGGCAGTAAAATGACTTCGGTTAAGTTAGTACTGGCTGGTATGGTCATTAATGCTTTATGTACAGCCTTCGCCAATTTCATTGTTTATTTTGCCAATAATGCGGAAGGCATCAAGACCGTAACCTTCTGGACGATGGGCAGTCTGGCTGCTTCGAGCTGGGACAAGCTGCCGCTGATCTCCATATCCGTCGCGCTGGCTATTTTCTTTTTCCTGCTGCAATTCCGCGTATTGAACGCCATGCTGCTCGGGGATGAGACCGCGGTCACCTTGGGAATTCATCTGGGAGCTTACCGCAGAGCCTACATGATTATTACCGCGCTGATTACAGGGGTGATGGTGGCGAGCTGTGGCATGATTGGATTCGTGGGCTTGATCATCCCCCATTTGGTTAGAGGGCTTCTCGGCTCCGATCACAGGAGACTACTGCCGGCATCCGTTCTGTTCGGTGCCATCTTCTTAATCTGGACAGATGTGATCGCTCGAACCATTGTACCGAATGTGGAACTTCCGATTGGAATCATTACCGCTCTTATTGGCGCCCCGATGTTCATGTACATGCTGATCAAAAAAGGCTATGCGTTTGGAGGCCAATCCTAA
- a CDS encoding fructose bisphosphate aldolase, with translation MNMEQLERIRTGKGFIAALDQSGGSTPKALLQYGIKEDRYSNEEEMYGLVHGMRTRIIKSPAFNSKHILGSILFENTMDRYIDGRLTADYLWEEKGIVPFLKIDQGLAELEDGVQLMKPIPGLDDLLKQAVKRNIFGTKMRSLIKEANPNGIKKIVEQQFAIAKQIAGYGLVPIIEPEVDILSADKEQSEKLLRDELTTQLSSLGKDVIVMLKLSIPTEDNFYSDLIGEPHVVRVVALSGGYTQAEANEKLAHNHGLIASFSRALSQGLTDQLTDDEFNAMLAKSTQDIYDASIK, from the coding sequence ATGAATATGGAACAATTGGAACGAATTCGCACAGGTAAGGGCTTTATCGCTGCTTTGGATCAAAGCGGTGGAAGCACTCCAAAAGCTTTGCTGCAGTATGGCATTAAGGAAGATCGTTATTCCAATGAGGAAGAAATGTATGGATTGGTGCACGGGATGAGAACCCGCATTATCAAGAGTCCGGCATTCAATTCCAAGCATATTCTGGGTTCCATCTTATTTGAGAACACGATGGATCGTTACATTGACGGTCGATTAACCGCCGATTATTTGTGGGAAGAGAAAGGCATTGTGCCTTTTCTAAAAATCGATCAAGGGCTGGCTGAGCTTGAAGATGGGGTTCAACTGATGAAACCCATTCCCGGTTTGGACGACCTTTTGAAGCAGGCGGTTAAGAGAAACATCTTCGGTACCAAGATGCGTTCGCTCATTAAAGAAGCCAATCCTAATGGGATCAAAAAAATCGTCGAGCAGCAGTTTGCCATCGCTAAACAAATCGCTGGGTATGGTCTGGTACCGATTATCGAACCAGAAGTGGATATCCTCAGTGCAGACAAAGAACAATCGGAAAAGCTATTAAGAGACGAGCTTACTACTCAGTTATCTTCCCTTGGCAAAGACGTAATAGTAATGCTCAAACTGTCCATACCGACAGAAGACAATTTCTACAGCGATTTAATTGGGGAACCGCATGTGGTACGAGTCGTAGCTTTATCAGGAGGCTATACTCAAGCAGAAGCCAATGAAAAGCTGGCCCATAATCATGGCTTAATCGCCAGTTTCTCACGCGCCTTATCGCAAGGATTGACCGACCAACTAACAGATGATGAATTTAATGCAATGCTCGCAAAATCTACTCAAGACATCTACGATGCCTCCATTAAATAA
- a CDS encoding ABC transporter substrate-binding protein, with protein sequence MMKNVFRKYVPLTAVLLMAVMIAACSSNTQNQNEAANSAAATDSNSNNTQAEEVAPSSKTIYPLTVENFTNNGEGIEWKAKSQTFDKAPEKVVANTQGAAELLIKLGLTDKMVGVAALYGVGDPAVHEEFKKIPVISKEYASKELVVGASPDLVLGRSDLFADADWGVGTVEGLNELGIKTFVQNTSVKGSTLESLYKDIEQLGQIFDVQDKATAYTEELKKRAQTLKDATAASGEKTFAYVSDGGEGAIAIYSGNTDTFAGGVLGLLGLKNSFSTVTGDISKEQLIATNPDILLLSSYTGGPDSAVTLGAFYADASLQSLNAIKNKAIHVIDFNQFWGYSYSIFDGADKLASELLAK encoded by the coding sequence ATGATGAAGAATGTATTCAGAAAATATGTGCCGCTGACAGCGGTTTTGTTAATGGCAGTTATGATAGCAGCCTGTTCGTCGAACACGCAGAATCAGAATGAAGCTGCAAACTCGGCTGCCGCAACGGACAGTAACAGTAATAATACACAAGCAGAAGAAGTTGCACCAAGCAGCAAGACGATATATCCACTCACGGTTGAGAACTTTACGAACAACGGAGAAGGAATTGAATGGAAGGCCAAATCGCAAACGTTTGACAAGGCGCCTGAAAAAGTAGTGGCCAATACCCAGGGAGCTGCCGAGCTGCTGATCAAGCTGGGACTGACCGACAAAATGGTGGGGGTTGCCGCACTCTACGGTGTGGGAGATCCAGCAGTGCATGAGGAATTCAAGAAGATTCCGGTAATCTCCAAGGAGTATGCCAGTAAAGAGCTGGTTGTTGGTGCAAGTCCTGATCTGGTACTGGGACGCAGTGATCTGTTTGCGGATGCGGATTGGGGTGTCGGGACTGTAGAAGGGTTAAATGAACTGGGTATTAAGACATTCGTTCAGAATACCAGCGTTAAGGGATCCACACTCGAAAGCCTATATAAAGATATAGAACAGCTCGGACAAATCTTTGATGTGCAGGATAAGGCAACCGCCTATACCGAGGAATTGAAGAAACGTGCACAAACGCTTAAGGACGCCACGGCAGCCAGTGGAGAGAAGACCTTTGCGTATGTTTCGGATGGTGGAGAGGGGGCAATCGCGATTTACAGCGGGAATACTGACACTTTTGCGGGCGGAGTGCTTGGTCTGCTTGGGCTCAAAAATAGCTTCAGCACGGTTACAGGTGACATCAGCAAGGAGCAGCTCATCGCAACCAACCCAGATATTCTATTGCTCTCATCGTATACCGGAGGACCTGATTCGGCGGTAACACTGGGGGCTTTCTACGCAGATGCTTCACTTCAAAGTCTGAATGCGATCAAGAACAAAGCGATTCACGTGATTGATTTCAACCAGTTCTGGGGGTACAGCTACTCTATATTTGATGGAGCGGACAAGCTGGCATCCGAACTGCTTGCTAAATAA
- a CDS encoding IS110 family transposase codes for MEILIERCCGLDVHKKSITACIITSKGKEIRSFETLTRRLIDLVDWIKSERCTHVAMESTGDYWKPIYNLLEMEDLEPLVVNAQHIKAVPGRKTDVKDAEWIAKLLRHGLVQGSYIPNRDQRELREIIRYRRSIIEERTREVNRLQKVLEGGNIKLSSVASNVLGVSGRNMLEAMIQGESDPSILADFAQKKLKAKKEQLKLALEGSLGPHQLLMLEKQLSHIDQLNELITELDEEIERRMSPFAEDLKLLDTIPGVGKRTAEQILAEIGTDMTRFPSAGHLCSWAGMTPGHDESAGKKRSAKTRKGNKKLRSALVESARAAGRKKNTYLSAQYHRIAGRRGKNRAAVAVGHSILAIVYILLTRRQEYKELGFDYFDQRNHDMVMNRSIKRLESLGYQVNLSEQTA; via the coding sequence GTGGAAATACTCATTGAACGTTGCTGTGGATTGGATGTGCACAAGAAGAGTATCACAGCATGTATCATCACCTCGAAAGGAAAGGAGATTCGGAGTTTTGAAACATTGACTCGTCGGCTGATTGATCTGGTAGATTGGATCAAAAGCGAACGGTGCACCCATGTCGCGATGGAGAGTACCGGAGATTACTGGAAACCCATTTATAATCTGCTAGAAATGGAAGACCTTGAGCCACTGGTCGTAAACGCCCAGCATATCAAAGCCGTGCCAGGACGCAAAACGGACGTGAAAGATGCAGAATGGATAGCGAAATTACTCCGGCATGGGTTGGTGCAAGGCAGCTACATTCCGAATCGGGATCAACGAGAACTTCGGGAAATTATCCGTTATCGCCGAAGTATCATTGAAGAACGCACGCGTGAAGTGAACCGGCTGCAAAAGGTACTAGAAGGCGGCAATATCAAACTTTCGTCGGTAGCGTCTAATGTGCTAGGCGTGTCTGGACGAAACATGCTGGAAGCGATGATTCAAGGAGAAAGTGATCCGTCCATCCTGGCTGACTTTGCGCAAAAGAAGTTAAAGGCCAAGAAAGAGCAATTGAAACTTGCACTGGAGGGAAGCCTAGGTCCCCATCAATTATTAATGCTGGAAAAACAGTTGTCGCATATCGACCAATTGAATGAGTTAATCACGGAACTGGATGAAGAGATCGAGCGCCGAATGAGCCCTTTTGCTGAGGATCTGAAGTTGTTGGATACCATCCCCGGTGTCGGTAAGCGAACCGCTGAGCAAATTCTGGCGGAAATTGGGACAGACATGACACGGTTTCCAAGTGCAGGACATTTATGTTCCTGGGCAGGGATGACTCCAGGTCACGATGAAAGTGCGGGGAAGAAGAGATCCGCCAAAACCCGAAAAGGGAACAAAAAACTACGAAGTGCACTCGTAGAATCAGCGCGAGCCGCAGGACGAAAAAAGAACACCTACCTGTCGGCGCAATATCACCGAATCGCAGGCAGGCGAGGGAAAAACAGAGCGGCCGTGGCCGTTGGACACAGCATTTTAGCGATTGTATACATCTTGTTAACGCGAAGACAAGAATATAAGGAACTAGGATTTGACTACTTCGACCAACGAAACCACGATATGGTAATGAACCGTTCTATTAAACGTTTGGAATCCTTGGGATACCAAGTGAATCTGAGTGAGCAAACGGCCTGA
- a CDS encoding helix-turn-helix transcriptional regulator — MDFADKLQSYRKQRGMSQENLAEVMGVSRQAVSKWESGQSYPEMEKMIGLSELFQVSVDHLVKDVPNNIGIAEPTVSPHIVDLNSLFRYEYTSKGTLFGVPLIHVNIGRGFYVARGILAIGNVAIGALSIGVVALGGLCIGALALGFISLAGLALGLLLAVGGLAAGTFAIGGLALGIVTVGGLSVGMYALGGCAIASRIAIGGYASGHIAIGETAKGAYTLITQTDNFSSIQAEQVRQLINQEYPHLWKPFVERIISIFN, encoded by the coding sequence ATGGACTTTGCGGATAAATTGCAGAGCTACAGGAAACAAAGGGGCATGTCTCAAGAAAATTTGGCAGAGGTTATGGGCGTATCACGGCAAGCCGTATCAAAGTGGGAATCGGGACAATCCTATCCTGAAATGGAGAAGATGATTGGGTTAAGTGAGCTATTTCAAGTAAGCGTAGACCATCTAGTTAAGGACGTTCCCAACAATATCGGAATAGCTGAACCTACAGTAAGTCCTCACATTGTAGATCTGAACTCCCTGTTTCGTTATGAATACACAAGCAAAGGAACCTTGTTCGGTGTTCCGTTGATTCATGTTAATATCGGACGTGGCTTTTACGTAGCCAGAGGGATTCTGGCCATTGGCAATGTTGCCATTGGTGCCTTGTCAATCGGAGTCGTTGCCTTGGGCGGCCTATGTATTGGAGCGCTAGCCTTGGGCTTCATTAGCTTGGCCGGGCTGGCGCTGGGTTTGCTGTTGGCGGTTGGGGGCCTGGCGGCTGGTACTTTTGCCATTGGCGGGCTGGCCTTGGGAATTGTCACGGTTGGTGGTTTGTCAGTTGGCATGTACGCGTTGGGTGGATGCGCCATTGCTTCACGTATCGCCATTGGTGGGTATGCAAGTGGACACATCGCAATTGGTGAAACTGCAAAGGGAGCTTATACTCTCATAACTCAAACCGATAATTTCAGCAGCATTCAGGCTGAACAGGTCAGACAATTAATTAACCAAGAGTATCCACACTTGTGGAAGCCTTTTGTAGAACGGATAATCTCGATTTTCAATTAA